In Lentibacillus amyloliquefaciens, one DNA window encodes the following:
- a CDS encoding YqzE family protein: MIHISFNDYVKYITQQITSYIDTPSDEKKTRRLKSKDEATAYSSKWLGVVPLY, translated from the coding sequence GTGATTCATATTTCCTTTAATGACTATGTCAAGTATATAACACAGCAGATTACATCCTATATTGACACCCCGTCTGATGAAAAAAAGACTCGTCGTTTAAAAAGCAAAGATGAAGCGACCGCCTATTCCAGCAAATGGCTGGGGGTAGTCCCTTTATATTAA
- a CDS encoding shikimate kinase: MKTLYLIGFMGSGKSTVGQLLHHDTGASYLDTDQMVVEKYGEIAAIFQREGELQFRHYETDVLKQVPEKDYIVSTGGGIVERKENMAFLKDRGFVIYLDTSFAEITQRLGNDTSRPLWGKAEPDKKELYQRRRERYLEVADMTIATDGKTPQEITAEILHRLD, translated from the coding sequence GTGAAAACACTTTATTTAATTGGATTTATGGGAAGCGGGAAGAGCACGGTGGGGCAACTGCTGCATCATGATACAGGGGCATCATACCTGGATACAGATCAGATGGTTGTTGAAAAGTATGGCGAAATAGCAGCTATCTTTCAGCGGGAAGGCGAACTTCAATTTCGTCATTATGAAACTGACGTGCTAAAGCAGGTTCCTGAGAAAGATTATATTGTTTCGACCGGCGGCGGAATCGTGGAGCGGAAAGAAAACATGGCGTTTTTGAAAGACCGCGGTTTTGTGATATATCTGGACACATCATTTGCTGAGATTACACAAAGGTTGGGCAATGACACGTCGCGGCCTTTATGGGGTAAAGCTGAACCGGACAAAAAAGAATTGTACCAACGCCGGCGTGAACGGTATTTAGAAGTGGCCGATATGACGATAGCCACAGACGGTAAAACGCCACAAGAGATTACAGCAGAAATTCTTCATCGTTTAGATTAA
- the comGB gene encoding competence type IV pilus assembly protein ComGB, which produces MVLWQKIRFYRSRNNALKQELQLRFLKRLSRLMDNGYPIVQALEIIQWDTQLKSAASSVKASLKSGKHFDEALDELHFRQSITAYLYFVRSNGDLRTSIAKCITMFEQRLQYMRKFQESVRYPLILLLVFAVLLYFVKQSVLPSFTDLFQNSAQTSSTIMLTMTFIDLTLTFLMLFSLILGTGFLLWRFQEKNINIENRIKLYSLLPVYRHYKRMEVSFLFASHLSSLLTTGLSMKEILENMAKQQKQPVLAYYASLLTSELSKGIYVTNLLASLPLIDNQISLIFQKNADKEALEKDLSIYAEFQTEEIHRKIMKAITYIQPIFFLILASLIIFIYMALMWPMFQLINTI; this is translated from the coding sequence ATGGTTTTATGGCAGAAGATACGTTTTTATCGGTCAAGGAATAATGCACTTAAACAAGAACTGCAACTACGGTTTTTGAAACGATTATCCCGATTAATGGATAATGGGTATCCAATAGTCCAGGCGCTCGAAATCATACAATGGGACACGCAACTAAAATCAGCCGCCTCTTCGGTGAAGGCATCACTTAAATCAGGCAAACATTTTGATGAAGCTTTGGATGAACTTCATTTCAGACAATCCATAACAGCTTATTTGTACTTTGTCCGGAGCAACGGGGATCTCAGGACAAGTATTGCAAAGTGCATAACGATGTTTGAACAACGGTTGCAATACATGCGAAAATTCCAGGAATCTGTTCGCTATCCGCTTATATTGCTTCTCGTGTTTGCGGTTCTTCTCTATTTTGTCAAACAGTCGGTTCTCCCCTCGTTCACCGATCTGTTTCAAAACAGTGCCCAGACGTCTTCAACCATTATGCTGACGATGACCTTCATTGATCTGACATTAACCTTTTTAATGCTTTTTAGTTTAATTTTGGGGACCGGTTTTCTCTTATGGCGATTTCAAGAGAAAAATATAAATATTGAGAATCGCATCAAATTATATAGCCTGCTTCCTGTTTACCGGCATTACAAAAGGATGGAAGTATCCTTTCTATTTGCTTCCCACCTCAGTTCACTGCTTACTACAGGCTTATCCATGAAGGAAATATTGGAAAATATGGCAAAACAGCAAAAACAGCCCGTTCTTGCATACTATGCCTCTTTATTGACCTCAGAATTATCCAAAGGGATTTACGTTACAAACTTGCTTGCCAGCCTGCCGCTTATTGATAACCAAATTTCACTCATTTTTCAAAAGAATGCAGACAAAGAAGCACTGGAAAAAGATCTATCCATTTATGCGGAATTCCAGACTGAAGAAATCCACCGCAAAATTATGAAAGCAATTACTTACATTCAGCCGATTTTCTTTCTGATATTGGCAAGTCTGATCATTTTTATTTATATGGCACTTATGTGGCCGATGTTCCAGCTAATCAATACAATCTAA
- the comGC gene encoding competence type IV pilus major pilin ComGC, with protein sequence MFKNQKGFTLIEMLIVLMIISVLIILIVPNLGDKSEEVYDKGCSALVTVVQAQTDAYFIEENEYPSLDLLASNDYITEDQKTCPDGTELSIDSGEVSAPE encoded by the coding sequence ATGTTCAAAAATCAAAAGGGTTTTACACTGATAGAAATGCTGATCGTGTTAATGATCATCTCAGTACTGATTATTTTAATCGTTCCTAATTTAGGCGATAAAAGTGAAGAAGTCTATGACAAAGGGTGCAGTGCGCTTGTCACAGTCGTTCAAGCGCAGACTGACGCGTACTTTATTGAAGAAAATGAATACCCGAGCCTGGACCTATTAGCGAGTAATGATTATATAACAGAGGATCAAAAAACGTGTCCGGACGGCACTGAGTTAAGCATCGATTCAGGCGAGGTGTCGGCACCGGAATGA
- the comGD gene encoding competence type IV pilus minor pilin ComGD, which yields MKHYDGFTLIEVQFVLAVLSVLILISTPLTFSALDKKTEETFIETLEMDLLYMQSLSSNSKKRYKLHFDDPGFYTVQQSKSILRKRAIPAGWQVDTRTLNTVAFNQFGTIREAGTFAIHTLSEQYNVICPLGKGRCYIEKQ from the coding sequence ATGAAGCATTATGATGGCTTCACCCTTATTGAGGTGCAATTCGTCCTGGCCGTTTTATCAGTGCTGATCCTTATCAGTACTCCGCTCACATTTTCAGCGCTTGACAAGAAAACTGAGGAAACTTTTATAGAAACATTGGAGATGGATTTATTGTATATGCAATCACTGTCATCTAATTCGAAAAAAAGGTACAAATTGCATTTTGATGACCCTGGTTTTTATACCGTTCAGCAAAGTAAATCCATTCTAAGGAAAAGAGCTATTCCCGCTGGATGGCAAGTAGATACACGCACATTAAACACTGTTGCATTCAATCAGTTTGGGACAATACGCGAAGCCGGCACTTTTGCTATCCATACATTGAGTGAACAATATAACGTCATCTGCCCTCTCGGGAAAGGACGGTGTTATATTGAAAAACAATAA
- a CDS encoding DEAD/DEAH box helicase has product MSQIDIQKDTTFIHEFEDSLQTEGPFSSWKLFQMNYQAALTTMTPSFEGLKALEYLPEMDFMDHQISSARQAIEEMNGRVILADEVGLGKTIEAGLILKEYMLRGLVKKALIIVPASLVNQWARELNEKFYIPAVTFRKSYPWDQYDVIITSIDTAKRSPHREQILEQDYDLLLVDEAHKLKNHKTKNFAFVKSLKKKYCLLLTATPVQNRLVEIFNLVSILKPGHLGDYDSFLKQYGKNRKNLKDDAYLKQLIQKVMIRNTRQNTQFDAIKRNIETVWLDFSHEERNVYDQLNNTADTFPAFSKITLLRELCSSREACYLSLKKMMNESKENVIEPITEEIEHLPQHVKAAKVVELIKQFGDEKVIIFTEYRATQVYLQWYLKENGILSVPYRGGFKKGKKDWMKQLFEHKAQVLIATEAGGEGINLQFCNYLINYDLPWNPMRLEQRIGRVHRYGQKNDVHIYNMAIRGTVEEHIMTLLYEKINLFEQVIGHLDSILAELNINDIESEIQSIFSTSASTGEAKIKLDNLSSVINLTNQQDEQEEYYGN; this is encoded by the coding sequence ATGAGTCAAATCGATATTCAAAAAGATACCACATTTATTCATGAGTTTGAAGACAGTCTCCAAACAGAGGGGCCTTTTTCTTCATGGAAACTTTTTCAAATGAATTATCAGGCAGCACTAACAACCATGACACCATCATTCGAAGGATTAAAAGCATTGGAATATTTGCCGGAGATGGATTTTATGGATCACCAAATATCCAGCGCAAGGCAAGCGATAGAAGAAATGAACGGACGGGTAATTTTAGCCGATGAAGTCGGTCTTGGCAAAACAATAGAAGCTGGTCTCATTTTAAAAGAATACATGTTAAGAGGGCTAGTGAAAAAAGCATTGATTATTGTTCCGGCCTCATTGGTCAATCAATGGGCAAGAGAGCTCAATGAAAAATTTTATATTCCGGCTGTGACATTCCGGAAGAGCTATCCATGGGATCAATATGATGTGATCATCACTTCCATTGATACCGCCAAACGCTCGCCCCATCGTGAACAAATACTTGAGCAGGATTATGATCTGCTTCTTGTTGATGAAGCGCATAAACTGAAAAACCATAAAACAAAAAATTTCGCGTTTGTGAAATCTTTGAAGAAAAAATATTGCCTGCTGCTAACAGCAACTCCCGTCCAAAATCGGCTTGTCGAAATATTTAATCTGGTTTCCATTTTAAAACCGGGGCATCTTGGCGACTATGATTCCTTTTTAAAACAATATGGAAAAAACCGTAAAAATCTGAAGGATGATGCCTACTTAAAACAGCTGATTCAAAAAGTGATGATTCGTAACACACGACAAAATACGCAGTTTGATGCCATTAAGCGAAACATTGAAACAGTCTGGCTTGATTTCAGCCATGAAGAAAGGAACGTTTATGATCAATTAAATAATACAGCTGATACTTTCCCTGCCTTTTCAAAAATCACACTGCTCAGAGAACTCTGTTCATCACGAGAAGCTTGTTATCTGTCACTTAAAAAGATGATGAATGAATCAAAAGAAAACGTCATTGAACCGATAACTGAAGAGATCGAGCATCTCCCCCAGCATGTGAAAGCTGCTAAAGTTGTTGAATTGATTAAACAATTCGGTGATGAAAAAGTGATTATCTTTACCGAATACCGAGCGACACAAGTATACTTGCAATGGTATCTGAAAGAAAATGGCATTTTATCTGTACCATACAGAGGGGGCTTTAAAAAAGGCAAAAAAGACTGGATGAAACAGTTGTTTGAACACAAGGCTCAGGTGCTGATCGCAACCGAAGCCGGCGGGGAGGGGATCAATCTGCAGTTCTGCAACTATTTAATTAACTACGATCTCCCGTGGAACCCGATGCGTCTTGAACAGCGCATCGGCAGGGTTCACAGATATGGTCAGAAAAATGATGTGCATATTTATAATATGGCTATCCGAGGAACAGTTGAAGAGCATATTATGACACTATTATATGAAAAAATTAATTTATTTGAACAAGTTATCGGCCATTTGGACAGCATCCTTGCTGAATTGAATATTAACGATATTGAATCCGAAATCCAGTCTATATTTTCCACCTCAGCATCAACCGGTGAGGCCAAAATAAAGTTGGATAACCTCTCTTCTGTTATTAACCTGACAAATCAACAAGACGAACAGGAGGAATATTATGGCAATTAA
- the gcvT gene encoding glycine cleavage system aminomethyltransferase GcvT, with protein sequence MSDLKRTPIFPEYKQWGGKTVDFGGWELPVQFSGVKHEHETTRTKAGLFDVSHMGEIMVQGPDSLVFLQKMVTNDISKMTPKRAKYTFMCYEDGGTIDDFIVYMLDTDKYLLVVNAANTDKDFAWLNEHKEGKVDIENITADYAQLALQGPLAEKILQRLTDTPLNEIKPFRFESPVYFSGADTSAIVSRTGYTGEDGFEIYFDAEKGRELWNLILETGKDDGVEPIGLGARDTLRFEAKLPLYGQEISETISPVEAGMKFAVKVDKEQDFIGKAALKEQVENGTERKLAGIEMIDKGIPRTDYKVFAGETEAGFVTTGTQSPTLEKNIGLAILDSKYADLGTELHVQVRKRLLKAVVIETPFYKRK encoded by the coding sequence ATGAGCGATTTAAAACGCACACCGATTTTCCCTGAATATAAACAATGGGGAGGCAAAACTGTCGATTTCGGCGGATGGGAGTTACCCGTTCAATTCAGCGGGGTTAAACATGAACACGAAACAACAAGAACAAAGGCGGGCTTATTTGACGTATCCCATATGGGGGAAATTATGGTCCAAGGTCCTGACAGCCTGGTATTTCTGCAAAAGATGGTTACAAACGATATCTCTAAAATGACACCGAAACGCGCAAAGTATACGTTTATGTGTTATGAAGATGGCGGGACAATAGATGATTTCATCGTTTATATGCTGGATACAGATAAATACTTGCTCGTTGTTAACGCAGCAAATACTGACAAAGACTTTGCATGGCTGAATGAACATAAGGAAGGCAAAGTTGATATTGAAAATATAACAGCGGACTACGCACAGCTGGCATTGCAGGGTCCGCTTGCAGAAAAAATTCTGCAGCGCTTGACTGATACGCCCTTAAATGAAATCAAACCCTTCCGTTTTGAAAGTCCTGTCTATTTTTCCGGTGCAGATACTTCCGCCATTGTCTCACGAACAGGTTATACCGGAGAAGATGGTTTTGAGATTTACTTTGATGCTGAAAAAGGCCGGGAGCTTTGGAACCTGATACTTGAAACAGGTAAGGATGACGGCGTTGAACCGATTGGCCTCGGTGCACGGGATACACTGCGCTTTGAAGCTAAATTGCCATTATATGGCCAGGAAATTTCTGAGACAATTTCGCCTGTAGAAGCAGGAATGAAATTTGCTGTCAAAGTGGATAAGGAACAGGATTTTATTGGAAAAGCAGCGCTAAAAGAGCAAGTGGAAAACGGCACCGAGCGGAAACTTGCCGGCATTGAAATGATTGATAAAGGTATACCGCGTACGGACTATAAAGTTTTCGCAGGAGAAACAGAGGCAGGTTTTGTGACAACCGGCACGCAGTCTCCGACATTAGAAAAAAATATTGGTCTGGCAATCCTGGACAGTAAATATGCTGATTTGGGAACCGAACTCCATGTGCAAGTACGGAAACGACTATTAAAGGCCGTTGTTATTGAAACACCATTTTATAAACGGAAGTAA
- the comGA gene encoding competence type IV pilus ATPase ComGA translates to MNTASRLSDKLLKSAVNINASDIHFYPFSDHVNIYFRVYGKRKLHQTISTNQYQLLLTYFKFTSGMDIGEVRKPQNGTIIHEHLHQHFALRLSTLPVSHVESLAIRILPQEDNLTLDRLFLFPGQLKKLKEWITSPSGIILLTGPTGSGKTTTLYALLENILQEESYQTITLEDPIEKEINDILQVQVNEKAGITYQTGLKAALRHDPDIIMIGEIRDRYTAQFAFDASLTGHLVLSTLHAKDAAGTIHRLLEMGMKQTYLQQSLIAVAALQLVPVEISDNIVRRAAIMELLDGDLLENTINGKRIRNTTHFHTFNHLRKKAFAYGFMAEDTFLSVKE, encoded by the coding sequence TTGAACACAGCTTCAAGACTCTCGGATAAACTTCTCAAGTCTGCTGTCAACATCAATGCTTCGGATATTCACTTCTACCCTTTCTCCGATCACGTCAACATTTACTTCCGTGTGTATGGAAAAAGAAAGCTTCATCAGACCATTTCAACAAACCAATATCAATTATTACTGACGTACTTCAAGTTTACATCAGGAATGGATATAGGTGAAGTCCGCAAACCCCAAAATGGCACGATCATCCATGAGCACCTTCATCAGCATTTCGCATTACGCCTGTCCACGCTGCCTGTCAGCCATGTCGAAAGCCTGGCAATCCGCATCCTCCCGCAGGAAGATAACCTTACGCTTGATAGACTATTCCTTTTCCCGGGCCAATTAAAAAAGCTGAAAGAGTGGATAACAAGTCCTAGCGGCATCATTCTGCTGACCGGACCGACCGGAAGCGGTAAAACCACCACTTTATATGCTTTATTGGAAAACATTTTGCAGGAGGAGTCGTATCAGACCATAACACTGGAAGACCCGATTGAAAAAGAAATTAATGACATTCTTCAAGTTCAGGTCAATGAAAAAGCAGGCATAACATACCAGACAGGGCTTAAGGCTGCACTCAGGCATGACCCTGACATCATTATGATTGGAGAGATCAGGGACCGGTACACAGCACAATTTGCATTTGATGCTTCACTGACAGGTCACTTAGTATTAAGCACGCTACATGCCAAAGACGCAGCAGGGACAATACATCGCTTGCTCGAGATGGGGATGAAACAGACATATCTGCAGCAATCCTTAATTGCGGTAGCAGCACTGCAGCTGGTTCCCGTGGAAATCAGCGATAATATTGTCAGGCGGGCTGCAATCATGGAATTGCTGGATGGCGATTTGCTTGAGAACACAATTAACGGAAAAAGAATACGAAATACAACACATTTTCACACATTTAATCACTTACGAAAGAAGGCTTTTGCATATGGTTTTATGGCAGAAGATACGTTTTTATCGGTCAAGGAATAA
- a CDS encoding YqhG family protein translates to MAINDLHTFLHDYFTAHHCEIVYSQNGMITVQLTEEMDRELMNRPFYWHYIKKMGHPGDPKQLTLITNPKKRDGKHEWIHYGSPRLHQIVNHLHEHETYTKLFERIETDKKQALFPWLVANIKISYQGRQKRDEMVSIGLHLVNGVMQLEMMEELQHKTMQNTISDYCYTISPMIKLHSGLKRIEKVLESYVDDQDHDWASISQKTMEEEIDLLRHFYRENAEEKEMQKEVDEIKKRYSPYINFKVINGGLFYLAENA, encoded by the coding sequence ATGGCAATTAATGATTTGCACACCTTTTTGCACGATTACTTTACTGCCCATCACTGTGAAATAGTATATAGCCAAAACGGTATGATAACCGTCCAGCTGACTGAAGAAATGGATCGCGAGCTAATGAATCGGCCTTTCTACTGGCATTATATTAAAAAGATGGGGCACCCTGGTGATCCAAAACAGCTGACACTGATTACAAATCCCAAGAAGCGTGACGGAAAGCATGAATGGATCCATTATGGCAGTCCGCGGCTCCATCAAATTGTCAATCACCTCCATGAACATGAAACATACACGAAACTTTTTGAGCGGATTGAAACAGACAAAAAACAGGCGCTTTTTCCGTGGCTGGTTGCGAATATTAAAATCAGCTACCAGGGCAGACAAAAAAGAGATGAAATGGTTTCAATCGGGCTCCACCTTGTCAACGGCGTAATGCAGCTGGAAATGATGGAAGAATTGCAGCATAAAACGATGCAAAACACGATTTCCGATTACTGTTATACCATTTCACCAATGATTAAACTGCATAGCGGATTGAAACGGATTGAAAAGGTACTTGAAAGTTATGTGGATGATCAGGATCACGATTGGGCTTCCATATCACAAAAAACAATGGAAGAAGAAATCGATTTACTGAGGCATTTTTACAGGGAAAATGCTGAAGAAAAAGAAATGCAAAAAGAAGTCGATGAAATTAAAAAGCGATACTCTCCATATATTAATTTTAAAGTCATTAATGGCGGCCTTTTTTATTTAGCAGAGAATGCGTGA